In the Sarcophilus harrisii chromosome 1, mSarHar1.11, whole genome shotgun sequence genome, one interval contains:
- the LOC100930503 gene encoding lymphocyte antigen 6E, whose protein sequence is MKVFMLVLLSMLMVGERAHALVCFTCIKKKSFLGCMKFTFCSVDDKYCISQTSSLNSDHKQRRLSKYCSPVCPNDSHIPGVTVVNIRCCNKSLCNVSSNDGGHQASSLMLGLSVLCTLLSTPGKPGA, encoded by the exons ATGAAGGTCTTCATGCTAGTGCTGCTGTCTATGCTGATGGTTGGGGAACGAG CTCATGCTCTTGTGTGTTTTACATGtatcaagaaaaaaagtttccttgGTTGTATGAAGTTCACCTTTTGTTCAGTAGATGACAAATACTGCATTTCACAAACAAGCTCATTAAACAGTG atcaCAAACAAAGGCGCCTCAGCAAATATTGTTCTCCCGTCTGTCCGAACGATAGTCACATCCCTGGGGTGACAGTTGTGAACATTCGATGCTGCAATAAGTCCCTGTGTAATGTGTCCTCGAATGATGGTGGACACCAGGCCAGCTCCTTGATGCTGGGCCTGTCTGTGCTGTGCACTTTGCTTTCTACTCCAGGGAAGCCAGGTGCTTGA